A single genomic interval of Rosistilla ulvae harbors:
- the rpe gene encoding ribulose-phosphate 3-epimerase, with product MTNPRVKQLFEAAPAILPSLLQCDFGNLEREVRRLEDDGCQGLHLDVMDGVFVPNISYGMPIVDAIRKLTDLPLDVHLMIQDPGGYAQAFSDAGADLLTFHVEAVDEIAPVIDNVRSLNMGTGLVLNPGTAIDAVTPFLDQIDVVLVMSVDAGFGGQAFNPVAIDKLKALRAIKPDLILEIDGGVNLGTIGSCREAGADLFVVGSAIFRSSDYAAALDRLRAEVQRHDPHSS from the coding sequence ATGACCAACCCACGTGTAAAGCAGCTCTTCGAGGCCGCTCCGGCGATCCTGCCGTCGCTGCTGCAATGCGATTTTGGCAACCTGGAACGCGAGGTCCGGCGGCTCGAAGACGACGGTTGCCAAGGACTGCACCTGGATGTCATGGATGGCGTCTTTGTCCCCAATATCTCCTACGGAATGCCGATCGTCGACGCCATTCGCAAGTTGACCGATCTGCCGCTGGATGTCCATTTGATGATCCAGGACCCAGGGGGATATGCACAAGCGTTCAGTGACGCCGGTGCCGACCTACTGACATTCCATGTCGAAGCGGTTGACGAAATCGCGCCGGTGATAGACAACGTGCGTTCCTTGAACATGGGGACTGGTCTGGTTTTGAATCCGGGAACCGCGATCGACGCGGTCACCCCCTTTCTCGATCAGATCGACGTAGTCCTGGTGATGAGCGTGGACGCCGGTTTTGGCGGACAAGCTTTTAACCCCGTTGCAATCGACAAACTGAAAGCGTTGCGAGCCATCAAGCCGGACCTGATCCTCGAGATCGACGGTGGCGTGAATCTCGGAACGATTGGCAGCTGTCGCGAGGCCGGAGCGGATCTGTTTGTAGTTGGTTCGGCGATCTTTCGCAGTTCGGATTACGCGGCCGCGTTGGACCGCCTGAGAGCGGAAGTGCAACGCCATGATCCTCACTCGAGTTAG
- a CDS encoding dihydroorotate dehydrogenase, translated as MTDLSVQIGRLALSNPIMVASGTFGYAREMARLVDCSRLGGILPKTITAQPRVGNAPWRTVETSAGLLNSIGLDNDGIDAFMEHHLPYLASIGTSIVVSIAGRTEEEFVQLAQRVGQTGQIAAVELNVSCPNVSGGVDFGTDPDACHRLVAATRAGCDVPILAKLTPNVTRIADVACAAAEGGADGVCLINTVLGMAVDWRRRRPMLGNVMGGLSGPAIKPVALRCVQQVRAVTNVPIIGIGGIATIDDVMEFLVTGATAVQIGTANYYDPQVSTRLIDELPAALQELGAASVAEIVGTLDSTRRVDE; from the coding sequence TTGACTGATCTTTCCGTTCAGATAGGCCGATTGGCCCTATCCAATCCGATCATGGTCGCCTCGGGAACGTTTGGATACGCCCGCGAGATGGCGCGTCTCGTCGATTGCTCACGGTTGGGGGGCATCTTGCCAAAAACGATCACCGCCCAGCCGCGGGTTGGAAACGCTCCCTGGCGGACCGTCGAAACCTCCGCCGGCCTGCTGAATTCGATCGGGTTGGACAACGACGGGATCGATGCTTTTATGGAGCATCATCTCCCTTATCTGGCTTCGATCGGGACGTCGATCGTCGTCAGCATCGCAGGCCGGACCGAGGAGGAGTTTGTCCAGTTGGCGCAGCGCGTCGGACAGACCGGGCAGATCGCGGCGGTGGAGTTAAACGTGTCGTGCCCCAACGTCTCTGGCGGAGTCGATTTTGGGACCGATCCGGACGCCTGCCATCGCTTGGTCGCCGCGACGCGAGCCGGGTGCGATGTGCCGATCTTGGCCAAGTTGACTCCCAACGTGACGCGGATCGCCGACGTCGCCTGTGCCGCTGCAGAAGGGGGTGCCGATGGCGTTTGTCTTATCAACACGGTGTTGGGGATGGCTGTCGATTGGCGTCGCCGGCGGCCGATGCTGGGGAATGTGATGGGGGGGCTGAGTGGCCCGGCGATCAAGCCTGTCGCGCTCCGCTGCGTACAGCAGGTTCGCGCGGTGACCAACGTGCCGATCATCGGTATCGGTGGGATCGCCACGATCGATGACGTGATGGAATTTTTGGTGACCGGAGCGACTGCAGTGCAGATCGGAACCGCCAACTACTACGATCCGCAGGTCTCCACTCGCTTGATCGACGAATTGCCAGCCGCCCTGCAAGAGCTGGGAGCGGCGTCGGTTGCCGAGATCGTGGGAACGCTCGATAGCACGCGACGAGTCGACGAAT